In Chitinivibrionales bacterium, a genomic segment contains:
- a CDS encoding nucleotidyltransferase → MAQPTLIIMAAGIGNRYGGLKQIDPIGPGGETLLDYSSFDAIRAGFGKIVFIIRKDFESRFRDRIGKNVEKNIDTQYVFQEFDRGMPQGFVSPPERTKPWGTGHALLVCKDAVTTPFAAINADDYYGQTSYVSLKEYLEQARDTESAYDYCAIGYELQNTLSDYGHVTRGVCEITQDYYLTRIRELKKIQRFDNEVKYETENGEWHGLDPKSVTSMNMWGFTLSFFDELESRFAAFLEKNGKEMKAEFLVPEIVGNLIKEKKAAVKIIPTEEKWFGLTYGEDKPRVQEHMRKLLDEGVYPEKLWK, encoded by the coding sequence ATGGCACAACCAACGCTGATCATAATGGCGGCCGGAATCGGAAACCGGTATGGCGGTTTGAAACAGATCGACCCAATCGGCCCAGGCGGCGAAACCCTTCTGGACTATTCTTCCTTCGATGCGATCAGGGCCGGATTCGGAAAAATCGTTTTTATCATCCGTAAAGATTTTGAATCCCGGTTCAGAGATCGGATCGGGAAAAACGTGGAAAAAAATATCGACACTCAGTATGTGTTCCAGGAATTCGACCGGGGAATGCCTCAGGGATTTGTCTCTCCCCCAGAGCGGACCAAACCCTGGGGAACAGGCCACGCCCTGCTTGTTTGCAAGGACGCCGTTACGACTCCCTTTGCGGCGATCAATGCCGACGATTATTACGGACAGACATCCTATGTGAGCCTCAAGGAATATCTCGAACAGGCCCGGGATACCGAATCGGCCTATGATTATTGCGCAATCGGGTATGAACTTCAAAACACCCTCTCCGACTACGGACATGTTACCCGCGGCGTGTGTGAAATAACGCAGGATTACTATCTTACCCGGATCAGGGAACTCAAAAAGATCCAGCGTTTCGACAACGAAGTCAAATACGAAACCGAAAACGGAGAATGGCACGGCCTCGATCCAAAAAGTGTTACCTCGATGAACATGTGGGGCTTTACCCTCAGCTTTTTCGATGAACTCGAATCCCGGTTTGCGGCCTTTTTAGAAAAAAACGGCAAGGAGATGAAAGCCGAATTTCTGGTACCCGAAATCGTGGGGAATCTCATTAAAGAAAAAAAAGCCGCGGTTAAAATTATTCCTACAGAGGAAAAATGGTTCGGCCTGACCTACGGTGAAGACAAGCCTCGTGTACAAGAACATATGCGAAAGCTCCTGGATGAGGGTGTCTATCCCGAAAAGCTCTGGAAGTA